AACATTTTTTACAATCCGCTTCCAGGCGGTTCGAAGACGACAGCAGATCTCCGGGGAAAATTGACACCGTCAGAAGACCCAGCCCGCAGTATTTCAGGAAATCACGCCTTTCAGTCATGCTTCTTCCTCGTGCATAAAATTGAACTTGTCGATTTTGGCCCACGGCAACAGCATGGTGACCGAGAATTGCTCGTAAAGCATCTGCTCGGCCGACAGCAGGCTGACATTTTCAAGTGCCTGAAGAATCGACTGCGCCATACGCATATTTACGATCGGTTTGCTCAGCTTGCCGTTTTCG
This DNA window, taken from Candidatus Zixiibacteriota bacterium, encodes the following:
- a CDS encoding twin-arginine translocation signal domain-containing protein, with the translated sequence MTERRDFLKYCGLGLLTVSIFPGDLLSSSNRLEADCKKCCQPRRRLYGNYSRGCSGWHLNPNEISIPE